A single genomic interval of Aedes aegypti strain LVP_AGWG chromosome 1, AaegL5.0 Primary Assembly, whole genome shotgun sequence harbors:
- the LOC5579481 gene encoding uncharacterized protein LOC5579481, which yields MQMNDSGHETDDRLEALFFDNLDKNGDSLAVVDNQSDSDAESDIYSKINDFDVVFHDPKGKNSHPVGTGDLTRQIPSREAQTDEVSTQIKATTGTASCNNRRVLTSDNSTDSYASSITNSNVSTQEDEAQPNQKLTQINTCKILQRKLELKVERAKRNYRQMYEEQDFNHEVVPKSASLIPISRLPIPGGAVIVRDLHQLLVDVNPSDGNSDEDDLEPVSFFPKPNRKMAQSAHTRQELSDTFSIQEMTIESDQEDQEQDFEQCRKLSNSKGYKKILNRGLSGENDYLDNDAEDYEDDDDDSQNLELLPPNVGYNLKEWAQRTLCCFRRNDFMS from the exons ATGCAGATGAACGACAGTGGACACGAAACTGACGACCGGTTGGAAGCGCTGTTTTTCGACAATCTGGATAAAAACGGCGACAGTCTTGCCGTGGTG GACAACCAATCAGATTCCGATGCAGAAAGTGATATCTACTCGAAAATCAACGACTTCGATGTAGTTTTCCACGATCCGAAAGGAAAAAACTCCCATCCGGTGGGGACAGGTGACCTCACGAGGCAGATTCCCAGTAGGGAAGCACAAACAGATGAAGTGTCCACGCAGATAAAAGCAACGACCGGAACGGCTTCTTGCAACAATCGTAGGGTTCTGACCAGCGACAACAGTACCGATTCGTACGCGTCTTCCATAACCAATAGCAATGTTTCCACGCAGGAAGATGAAGCACAGCCCAATCAGAAGCTGACCCAGATTAATACGTGCAAAATTTTGCAACGTAAGCTCGAGCTGAAAGTGGAACGGGCTAAGCGTAACTACCGTCAAATGTATGAAGAGCAG GACTTCAACCACGAAGTGGTACCAAAATCAGCATCGCTCATACCCATTTCTCGACTGCCCATACCGGGGGGTGCCGTAATCGTGCGAGACCTGCACCAACTGTTGGTAGATGTGAATCCGTCCGACGGCAACAGTGACGAGGACGATCTGGAGCCGGTTTCCTTTTTCCCCAAACCGAACCGCAAGATGGCGCAATCGGCGCACACGCGTCAGGAACTGTCCGACACGTTCAGCATACAGGAAATGACGATCGAATCCGACCAGGAGGACCAGGAGCAAGACTTTGAACAATGCCGGAAGTTGTCCAATAGCAAGGGCTACAAGAAAATTCTCAACCGGGGCCTGAGCGGGGAGAACGACTATTTGGACAACGACGCAGAAGATTATgaggacgatgacgacgactCGCAGAACCTGGAACTGCTGCCGCCGAACGTGGGCTACAATCTGAAGGAATGGGCACAGCGAACGTTGTGTTGCTTCCGCCGTAACGACTTCATGTCATGA